In the genome of Microbacterium endophyticum, one region contains:
- the ruvA gene encoding Holliday junction branch migration protein RuvA, with product MIASLRGTVVHVADDALVIDVGGVGYSVSATPALTRVVSQGSEVFVHTMMIVREDSMSLFGFESRDELAAFSLLLGVSGVGPKSALGVLSHLTVPQIAQAIDADDDAAFRRVSGIGPKTAKLIVVQLAGKLVATASAAGQNLQPKTDISAQVIAALVGLGWSERVADEAVARVVSSGSAPTSATVSSLLRTTLAELGPARKEMGDG from the coding sequence ATGATTGCTTCCCTCCGCGGCACCGTCGTGCATGTTGCAGATGATGCTCTCGTCATCGACGTGGGTGGAGTCGGCTATTCAGTCTCAGCGACACCCGCGCTCACAAGAGTCGTCTCCCAAGGATCGGAAGTTTTCGTTCACACGATGATGATCGTCCGCGAAGACTCGATGTCACTTTTCGGATTTGAATCCCGCGACGAACTGGCCGCATTCTCGCTGCTGCTCGGAGTGTCGGGCGTCGGACCCAAGTCAGCTCTCGGAGTTCTCTCACATCTGACCGTTCCGCAAATTGCCCAAGCCATCGATGCTGACGACGACGCAGCCTTTCGCCGCGTATCCGGCATCGGACCCAAGACTGCCAAACTTATCGTTGTTCAACTTGCGGGCAAGCTTGTGGCTACGGCGTCCGCTGCCGGACAAAACCTGCAGCCGAAAACTGACATCTCAGCTCAGGTGATCGCCGCACTTGTGGGACTCGGCTGGTCAGAACGAGTCGCCGACGAAGCCGTGGCGCGAGTCGTGAGCTCGGGCTCCGCTCCAACGTCTGCGACAGTTTCTTCGCTCCTGCGCACTACCCTTGCCGAGTTGGGTCCCGCACGTAAGGAGATGGGCGATGGGTGA
- the ruvB gene encoding Holliday junction branch migration DNA helicase RuvB: MGDLTDAAEPVDDSELAIEGALRPAALAEFIGQQKVRGQLQLLLDAARIQQRPADHILLAGPPGLGKTTLAMIVAHESQRPLRMSSGPAIQHAGDLAALLSSLTPGEVLFIDEIHRMARAAEEMLYLAMEDFRIDIMVGKGAGATSIPLDLAPFTLVGATTRSGMLPNPLRDRFGFTGHLEFYETSELEQVVARSAAMLSVDLPASARLEIARRSRGTPRIANRLLRRVRDYLVVHGHDAGRDGTVDVALVDAALDLYDVDSIGLDRLDRAVLDMVVRRFRGGPVGLNTLAVAVGEESDTIESVVEPYLVRIGFLGRSPRGRIAMPEAYAHLGVHHPDGAVTLDDL, encoded by the coding sequence ATGGGTGATCTCACCGATGCTGCGGAACCGGTAGACGATAGCGAGCTCGCGATCGAAGGCGCGTTGCGCCCGGCTGCGCTCGCTGAATTCATCGGCCAACAAAAGGTTCGCGGTCAACTTCAGCTACTTCTCGACGCGGCACGTATTCAGCAGCGCCCCGCGGATCACATTCTGTTGGCCGGCCCGCCCGGCCTCGGCAAGACGACGCTCGCGATGATCGTCGCCCACGAAAGCCAGCGTCCGCTCCGGATGTCGAGTGGTCCAGCGATCCAGCATGCTGGCGACCTCGCAGCACTACTTTCGAGCCTGACACCGGGGGAGGTGCTCTTCATCGACGAGATCCATCGGATGGCCCGCGCCGCAGAAGAGATGCTTTATCTCGCGATGGAAGACTTTCGAATCGACATCATGGTCGGAAAGGGCGCTGGTGCGACCAGCATCCCGCTTGATCTCGCGCCCTTCACGCTCGTCGGTGCTACTACGCGCTCAGGCATGTTGCCCAATCCGCTCCGCGACCGATTCGGTTTCACAGGCCACCTGGAGTTCTACGAGACCTCCGAGCTCGAACAAGTTGTTGCGCGCTCTGCAGCAATGCTGAGTGTCGATCTGCCCGCGAGTGCTCGCTTGGAAATCGCCCGGCGTTCGCGGGGTACTCCGCGCATCGCTAATCGCCTGCTCCGTCGAGTACGCGACTACCTCGTCGTACATGGCCATGACGCCGGTCGTGATGGCACAGTCGATGTTGCGCTCGTAGATGCTGCGCTCGATCTTTACGACGTGGACTCCATTGGGCTCGACCGGCTCGACCGCGCCGTCCTTGACATGGTTGTTCGACGGTTCAGAGGTGGTCCGGTGGGGCTCAACACTCTCGCGGTCGCGGTTGGTGAGGAATCCGACACCATCGAGTCAGTTGTCGAACCATATCTAGTGCGGATCGGATTTCTCGGCCGCTCGCCACGAGGCAGAATCGCGATGCCGGAGGCCTACGCACACCTCGGGGTTCACCACCCGGACGGGGCAGTGACTCTCGATGACCTATAA
- a CDS encoding preprotein translocase subunit YajC codes for MDFASFFANYGLIILLVVLLVFMFWSSRRRMQKQKLEQEAKARETVPGSEVLLQGGIYGTIVEYDAENLDEPAHVEIAPGTIIRVHSQAILRVVNPATGFVTEDEFIDAEVSEEGYIEGVADGEITSISDDQKRANAEKKDNPEV; via the coding sequence ATGGATTTCGCGTCATTCTTTGCCAATTACGGTCTGATTATTCTGCTGGTAGTCCTGCTCGTGTTCATGTTCTGGAGCTCGCGCCGCCGCATGCAGAAGCAGAAGCTGGAGCAGGAAGCAAAGGCACGTGAAACCGTCCCCGGATCCGAGGTACTTCTTCAGGGCGGCATCTACGGCACGATCGTCGAGTACGACGCAGAAAATCTCGACGAGCCTGCGCACGTCGAAATCGCACCGGGCACGATTATTCGGGTACACAGCCAGGCAATCCTTCGCGTAGTGAACCCTGCCACGGGATTCGTCACAGAAGACGAGTTCATCGACGCAGAAGTATCTGAAGAGGGATACATCGAAGGCGTTGCCGATGGTGAGATCACCTCGATTAGCGATGACCAGAAGCGTGCGAACGCAGAGAAGAAAGACAACCCCGAGGTCTGA
- the secD gene encoding protein translocase subunit SecD, whose amino-acid sequence MATSTPVRHAWRALTGLLIITGVLFGINALGVYVFKGSAWTPDLALDLQGGTQIILQAQTEDGADPTSEQLNQAVTIIRQRVDASGVGEADVTTEGGKNIVVQIPGEADEQTRERIQASAQLQLRPVLYSGSPATTYIGDDNTATPYPTPDPSLESTPTTSPTNGSDTSWITPALQAEFLAYDCADQNNSPGSAPTDEPLITCDEDGTAKYILGPVELDGTSIDDATAGINSQNGQWVINITFDGEGTSTFGEISQRLYNETSPLNQFAFVLDGKVLSAPSMNGVILDGKPQISGSFTQESAQSLADQLKYGALPLSFAVVSSDTISATLGSQQLQIGFIAGLIGLALVALYSLVVYRALGSIIIASLAVMAVLTYIALCILAWRMGFRLSLAGVAGLIVTIGFTADSFIVYFERIRDELRDGKSITAAVEDGWGRAKRTIYISKSVNILAAVVLYILADSTVKGFAFTLGLTTAIDILIFILFTHPVLQLLARTRFFGSGHPLSGLDPTALGAVYRGRAQFRAPTAVATGRTSRSRGEAERRQTIAERKRAAELENTDAASKSKKGES is encoded by the coding sequence GTGGCGACATCCACCCCCGTCCGGCACGCTTGGCGTGCGCTGACCGGCCTTCTGATCATCACCGGCGTGCTTTTCGGCATCAATGCACTAGGCGTTTATGTCTTCAAGGGAAGCGCTTGGACTCCTGATCTGGCGCTAGACCTTCAGGGCGGAACGCAGATCATTCTGCAGGCCCAGACCGAAGACGGTGCCGACCCGACCAGCGAACAGCTGAATCAGGCGGTCACGATCATCCGCCAGCGCGTCGACGCCTCGGGCGTCGGCGAAGCAGATGTCACCACGGAGGGCGGCAAGAACATCGTCGTCCAGATCCCGGGCGAAGCAGACGAGCAGACGCGAGAGCGGATTCAAGCGTCCGCTCAGTTGCAGTTGCGACCCGTCCTGTACAGCGGCTCACCCGCGACCACGTATATCGGCGACGACAACACGGCAACTCCGTACCCCACACCCGACCCGTCGCTGGAGTCGACTCCGACGACCTCGCCAACCAACGGCAGCGACACGAGCTGGATCACTCCGGCGCTGCAGGCCGAGTTCCTCGCGTACGACTGCGCTGATCAGAACAATTCGCCAGGCAGCGCGCCGACGGATGAGCCGCTCATCACCTGTGATGAGGACGGTACGGCCAAATACATCCTCGGCCCCGTCGAGCTCGATGGAACCTCGATCGACGATGCGACTGCAGGGATAAATTCCCAGAACGGGCAGTGGGTCATCAACATCACGTTCGATGGCGAAGGAACAAGCACGTTCGGCGAAATCAGCCAGCGCCTCTACAACGAAACTTCACCGCTCAACCAGTTCGCCTTCGTGCTCGACGGCAAAGTTTTGTCGGCGCCATCGATGAACGGCGTGATTCTCGACGGTAAGCCTCAGATTTCTGGAAGCTTCACGCAGGAGAGCGCGCAAAGCCTCGCGGACCAGCTCAAGTACGGTGCGCTTCCGCTCAGCTTCGCCGTCGTGAGCTCCGATACGATCTCGGCAACACTCGGTTCTCAGCAGTTGCAGATCGGGTTTATTGCCGGGCTCATCGGTCTCGCCCTGGTCGCCCTGTACTCGCTCGTTGTCTACCGAGCTCTCGGTTCGATCATCATCGCTTCCCTTGCGGTTATGGCGGTTCTCACCTACATCGCGCTATGCATCCTGGCGTGGCGCATGGGCTTCCGGCTGTCCCTCGCAGGTGTAGCCGGACTAATCGTCACCATCGGATTCACAGCGGACTCGTTCATCGTGTATTTCGAACGAATACGAGATGAATTGAGAGATGGCAAGTCGATCACTGCGGCCGTGGAGGACGGCTGGGGTCGAGCGAAGCGCACGATCTACATCTCGAAGTCGGTGAATATCCTTGCGGCCGTGGTGCTCTACATCCTGGCTGATTCCACGGTGAAGGGCTTTGCATTCACCCTTGGTCTCACTACGGCCATCGACATCCTGATCTTCATCTTGTTCACTCACCCTGTGCTCCAGCTCCTCGCACGAACCAGGTTCTTCGGGTCTGGTCATCCGCTTTCCGGCCTTGATCCCACGGCGCTCGGTGCGGTGTATCGCGGTCGCGCTCAGTTCCGTGCGCCCACAGCGGTAGCAACAGGTCGCACGTCACGCTCTCGTGGCGAGGCCGAAAGACGCCAGACCATCGCCGAACGCAAGCGCGCCGCGGAGCTCGAGAACACAGACGCGGCTTCAAAGTCGAAGAAGGGCGAAAGCTGA
- the secF gene encoding protein translocase subunit SecF: MRSMSQVGNDLYSGKTSFPFVGRRRLWFLIAAILVVGSALVPLFQPIQLSIEFTGGSQFTVTGLSNPNQDDATTAVQTVVPDATTKVTTVGSTAVRLQTDQMTADQTQQVTNALAEAYSVPTSEVTASFIGPSWGNDVTRQSLWGLGIFLALTFLILALYFRTWKMSAAAVIGVVDVLIITVGVYALCGFAISPAAVIGFLTVLSYSLYDTTVVFDKIRENTREDGEVSERTFGDSVNLAVNQTLIRSINTTVVAILPTGAILFIGAFALGAQTLTDISLSIFVGTIVAAYSTLFVAAPLYSYFRESEPKIKTRDARVLAARAKARDNA, from the coding sequence ATGCGCTCCATGAGCCAGGTCGGCAACGATCTCTACTCGGGAAAGACGTCTTTTCCCTTTGTCGGCCGTCGCCGACTGTGGTTCCTCATCGCCGCAATCCTTGTCGTCGGGTCTGCGCTGGTACCGCTCTTCCAGCCAATCCAGCTTTCGATTGAGTTCACTGGCGGATCACAATTCACGGTGACGGGGCTATCCAATCCGAACCAAGACGACGCGACGACAGCTGTCCAGACGGTTGTGCCGGATGCCACTACCAAGGTCACCACGGTGGGAAGTACTGCCGTACGGTTGCAGACCGACCAGATGACAGCCGACCAGACGCAGCAGGTTACCAATGCGCTTGCTGAGGCTTACTCGGTGCCGACGTCCGAAGTCACTGCGTCGTTCATCGGTCCTTCTTGGGGTAATGACGTCACACGTCAGTCGCTCTGGGGCCTGGGTATCTTCCTGGCTCTGACGTTCTTGATCCTCGCGCTCTACTTCCGTACCTGGAAGATGTCAGCCGCGGCTGTCATCGGTGTAGTCGACGTGCTCATCATCACTGTGGGCGTCTATGCGCTGTGTGGTTTCGCAATCTCTCCAGCGGCGGTGATCGGATTCCTCACTGTGCTGTCGTACTCGCTATACGACACGACAGTCGTGTTCGACAAGATTCGAGAGAACACCCGTGAAGACGGCGAAGTCTCGGAGCGAACGTTCGGAGATTCGGTCAACCTCGCGGTGAACCAGACTCTGATTCGCTCAATCAATACGACTGTCGTCGCTATCTTGCCGACAGGAGCGATTCTTTTCATCGGCGCGTTCGCGCTGGGCGCGCAGACCCTCACGGATATCTCGCTCTCGATCTTCGTGGGCACAATCGTCGCCGCATACTCGACGCTGTTTGTCGCGGCACCGTTGTACTCGTACTTCCGCGAGAGCGAGCCGAAGATCAAGACACGAGATGCGCGGGTATTGGCCGCCCGAGCGAAGGCGCGCGACAACGCGTGA
- a CDS encoding RelA/SpoT family protein, with protein sequence MAETVPGATPNSSLRRLIPRIFSRANRVNDVEHLERAVRVHHPKGDLTIIKRAYVVAERAHKDQKRQSGEPYITHPLAVAQILAELGLGPKAIAAALLHDTVEDTGYGLDELTAEFGDEVAMLVDGVTKLDKVKYGDAAQAETVRKMIVAMSRDIRVLLIKLADRLHNARTWGFVPPEKASKKATETLEIYAPLANRLGIQAIKSELEDLSFAVLHPKIYVEIDSLVKQRTPQREQYVGHVIDDVEKDLRELRIKGRVAGRPKQLYSVYQKMIVRGREFDDIYDLIGIRIIVGTVRDCYAVLGAIHARWTPLPGRFKDYIATPKFNLYQSLHTTVIGPSGRTVEIQIRTNEMHQQAEFGVAAHWKYKERMAGKTADTRTADNDMAWLAHISDWQAETADPGEFLDSLRFEIGAKEVYVFTPKGRVIGLPAGATPVDFAYAVHTEVGHRTMGAKVNGRLVPLESELTSGDVVEVFTSKNPDAGPSQDWLGFVRSTRARNKIRGWFTKERREEAIEQGKESIARAMRRQNLPLQRLMAEDTFSELAHQLNYEDVSALYAAVGEGHVSTQSVLEKVTAMVKADDSTTGPIDIPTIGRSRAPRHGDSGVLVRGAPDILVKVAKCCTPVPGDDIVGFVTRGSGVSVHRADCTNVKTLMTEPERMIDVEWAPTTKSVFLVQIQVEALDRAGLLSDVTRVLSEHHVNILSATVATNNDRLAISKFVFEMGDTVHLDRVLNAVRRIDAVYDVYRVTSS encoded by the coding sequence ATGGCTGAGACGGTTCCAGGCGCCACGCCAAACTCATCGCTTCGTAGGCTTATTCCTCGGATATTTTCGCGCGCCAACCGCGTAAACGATGTTGAACATCTGGAACGGGCCGTCCGTGTGCACCATCCCAAGGGTGATCTCACGATCATCAAAAGGGCCTATGTCGTTGCCGAGCGAGCGCACAAGGATCAAAAGCGTCAGAGCGGTGAGCCATACATCACTCACCCCCTCGCTGTCGCTCAGATTCTTGCTGAGCTGGGCCTCGGGCCGAAGGCGATTGCCGCAGCGCTGTTGCACGACACCGTGGAAGACACCGGGTATGGCCTTGATGAGCTGACCGCCGAGTTCGGCGATGAAGTCGCGATGCTCGTCGATGGCGTCACCAAGCTCGACAAAGTCAAGTACGGCGACGCGGCCCAGGCCGAGACAGTTCGAAAGATGATCGTCGCGATGTCGCGCGACATCCGGGTTCTCCTCATCAAACTGGCAGACCGTCTCCATAACGCTCGAACGTGGGGTTTTGTGCCTCCGGAAAAGGCATCGAAGAAGGCCACTGAGACTCTTGAGATCTATGCACCCTTGGCAAACCGTCTCGGTATTCAGGCGATCAAGTCGGAGCTCGAAGATCTTTCTTTCGCTGTGCTCCACCCCAAGATCTACGTCGAGATCGACAGCCTTGTAAAACAGCGAACACCGCAGCGAGAGCAATATGTGGGTCACGTCATCGACGATGTCGAGAAAGACCTCCGCGAGCTACGAATAAAGGGTCGCGTCGCTGGGCGCCCGAAACAGCTCTACTCGGTCTATCAAAAGATGATCGTCCGAGGCCGGGAATTCGATGACATCTATGACCTGATCGGAATTCGGATCATCGTCGGAACCGTGCGGGACTGCTATGCCGTTTTGGGCGCCATACATGCTCGCTGGACTCCGCTCCCTGGTCGCTTCAAGGACTACATCGCGACGCCCAAGTTCAATCTGTACCAGTCGCTACACACCACCGTGATCGGCCCGAGCGGCCGTACCGTGGAGATCCAGATCCGTACCAATGAGATGCACCAGCAAGCCGAGTTCGGTGTGGCGGCTCACTGGAAGTACAAAGAGCGGATGGCAGGCAAGACAGCGGACACCAGGACCGCGGACAACGACATGGCGTGGTTGGCTCACATCTCCGATTGGCAAGCCGAGACCGCCGACCCCGGTGAATTCCTCGACTCTTTGCGCTTCGAGATAGGCGCCAAAGAGGTTTACGTCTTCACGCCAAAGGGTCGCGTTATCGGTCTTCCCGCCGGCGCGACTCCTGTTGACTTCGCGTATGCCGTGCATACCGAGGTCGGGCACCGCACGATGGGTGCAAAGGTCAACGGGCGCCTCGTTCCGCTGGAATCAGAGCTGACGAGCGGCGATGTCGTAGAAGTCTTCACATCGAAGAACCCGGACGCAGGCCCGAGCCAAGACTGGCTGGGCTTCGTCAGGAGCACTCGCGCTCGCAATAAGATTCGCGGTTGGTTCACGAAAGAACGTCGTGAAGAAGCCATCGAACAGGGCAAGGAGTCGATCGCCCGAGCGATGCGGCGACAGAACCTTCCGTTGCAGCGGTTGATGGCCGAAGATACGTTCAGTGAGCTTGCGCATCAGCTCAATTATGAAGACGTTTCCGCTCTTTATGCCGCGGTCGGCGAGGGCCATGTGTCGACGCAGTCGGTGCTCGAGAAGGTCACCGCCATGGTCAAGGCGGATGACTCGACGACGGGTCCGATCGATATCCCCACGATCGGGAGGAGCCGCGCGCCCCGTCACGGCGACTCCGGTGTTCTCGTGCGCGGTGCCCCCGACATTCTGGTCAAGGTCGCGAAGTGCTGTACACCGGTACCGGGCGACGACATCGTCGGGTTCGTGACGCGGGGGAGCGGCGTATCTGTGCACCGCGCAGACTGCACGAACGTAAAAACCCTCATGACCGAGCCTGAGCGCATGATCGATGTGGAGTGGGCTCCGACCACCAAGAGCGTGTTTCTCGTTCAGATTCAGGTCGAAGCGCTCGACCGAGCTGGGCTACTCAGTGATGTCACCCGAGTGCTTAGCGAGCACCACGTCAATATTTTGTCGGCGACGGTAGCAACGAACAACGATCGCCTTGCGATCAGCAAGTTCGTCTTCGAGATGGGGGACACCGTGCATCTCGACCGTGTGCTGAACGCGGTTCGGCGAATTGACGCGGTATACGACGTATATCGTGTCACGTCGTCGTAG
- a CDS encoding type IV toxin-antitoxin system AbiEi family antitoxin has translation MASPFLYFADTRLSLAELSAARLDGDVVELGEGFIPADAVETTALRAASLAPLLPPELAASHLSAAWVHGAIVEAPPRHTVVRSVSRRLHFRIGRRFIYRDAFVPEGDLENWAGIKVTTPTRTVVDLLRGGSAEFAAAATAMILAVPERRTAALGWIETHNAPFPYKRRAIAFLNECAATTT, from the coding sequence ATGGCATCCCCGTTTCTCTATTTCGCAGACACTCGGCTTTCACTGGCAGAGCTGAGCGCAGCGCGGCTCGACGGTGACGTTGTCGAACTGGGCGAGGGCTTCATTCCCGCCGATGCAGTCGAGACGACTGCGCTGCGAGCTGCATCACTCGCTCCCCTTTTGCCGCCCGAGCTCGCGGCATCCCATCTCAGCGCCGCCTGGGTTCACGGAGCGATCGTTGAGGCACCACCGCGCCATACGGTGGTGCGTTCGGTCAGCCGGCGCCTTCACTTTCGCATAGGACGGCGATTTATCTATCGGGATGCGTTCGTTCCCGAGGGCGATCTCGAGAATTGGGCCGGTATCAAGGTGACGACACCGACGCGTACCGTCGTTGACCTGCTCCGAGGCGGTAGCGCAGAGTTCGCTGCCGCTGCAACAGCAATGATCTTGGCCGTACCTGAACGCCGAACCGCCGCTCTAGGCTGGATCGAAACTCACAACGCGCCATTTCCCTACAAACGCCGGGCAATCGCCTTCTTAAACGAATGCGCTGCTACGACGACGTGA
- a CDS encoding DUF349 domain-containing protein — protein MTADTDPTNDKPLSSDEVETTTASPWGRVDDDGTVSVRTGDDWRVVGQFPDSPPAEALAYYERKYNDLASEVTLLEVRHRRGGASASDLRSASKTLRKKLVDAAAVGDIAALDARVVALASSLEAASASEAQEARAAVDAAIAERTVLVEQAEALAARDPQTVQWKQASAELQAMFDKWQTHQQNGPRLPKGAAQDLWKRFRDARSTVEKHRREFFAELDDTHKGARERKSRLAERAEALAPKGEDGIADYRNLLDEWKAAGRAGKKVDDALWARFKAAGDALYGARVQRESVEAEESKEKIAARRELLVEAATVADESNIATARQLLTSIQRKWDDIGRIFPRDQERALDDELRKIEQALRSREEVDWKRNNPETKARANDMTRQLTDAIDKLEAELASAEKSGDARKIAAAREALDARRAWLKVIGD, from the coding sequence GTGACTGCTGACACAGACCCCACCAACGACAAGCCACTTTCGAGTGACGAGGTCGAGACGACAACTGCATCCCCGTGGGGCCGCGTCGACGACGACGGAACTGTCTCGGTGCGTACCGGCGATGACTGGCGAGTTGTGGGACAGTTCCCCGACTCTCCCCCGGCTGAGGCGCTTGCGTACTACGAGCGTAAGTACAACGATCTCGCGAGCGAGGTGACGCTGCTCGAAGTGCGTCATCGACGCGGCGGCGCGTCCGCATCAGATCTGCGCAGTGCTTCGAAGACTCTCCGCAAAAAACTGGTTGATGCTGCCGCTGTCGGCGACATCGCTGCGCTGGATGCCAGAGTCGTTGCGCTTGCCTCGTCGCTCGAAGCAGCATCCGCGAGCGAGGCGCAAGAAGCACGCGCTGCTGTCGATGCGGCCATTGCCGAGCGAACGGTGCTGGTTGAGCAGGCTGAAGCGCTGGCCGCTCGTGACCCGCAGACGGTGCAGTGGAAGCAGGCATCGGCCGAGCTTCAAGCGATGTTCGATAAATGGCAGACGCACCAGCAGAATGGCCCTCGGCTGCCGAAAGGTGCGGCTCAGGACCTGTGGAAGAGATTCCGTGACGCGCGAAGCACAGTCGAGAAGCATCGTCGCGAGTTTTTCGCAGAACTCGATGACACGCACAAGGGTGCGCGCGAACGTAAATCTCGTCTCGCCGAGCGTGCAGAAGCGCTCGCGCCGAAGGGCGAGGACGGCATTGCCGACTATCGCAATCTTCTCGACGAATGGAAAGCGGCCGGGCGCGCCGGCAAAAAAGTCGACGATGCTCTGTGGGCGCGCTTCAAGGCTGCAGGTGATGCCCTCTACGGAGCACGCGTACAGCGCGAAAGTGTTGAGGCTGAAGAGTCCAAAGAAAAGATCGCCGCTCGACGAGAACTTCTGGTTGAGGCGGCGACCGTCGCAGATGAGTCGAACATCGCTACCGCTCGTCAGCTGTTGACTAGTATCCAGCGCAAGTGGGACGACATCGGCCGCATCTTCCCTCGAGATCAAGAGCGCGCACTTGATGATGAGTTGCGGAAGATTGAACAGGCGCTGCGATCACGCGAAGAAGTCGACTGGAAACGCAACAATCCAGAGACCAAAGCCCGTGCCAACGACATGACACGCCAGCTCACGGACGCTATCGACAAGCTTGAAGCTGAACTCGCGTCCGCTGAAAAGTCGGGAGATGCGAGAAAGATCGCTGCCGCTCGCGAGGCGCTCGACGCACGCCGCGCCTGGCTGAAAGTCATCGGAGACTAG
- a CDS encoding dioxygenase, translating to MAKQDRTRAERERARIYAGRLRFHSDQELRRRRDNLMASVFGGILIVALAVGQYAFHVDADGASDASASPSPSATTPAAPILIPTP from the coding sequence GTGGCCAAGCAAGACCGTACGCGTGCCGAACGCGAGAGGGCCCGCATCTACGCCGGACGACTGCGGTTTCATTCCGATCAGGAGCTCCGGCGCCGCAGAGACAACCTCATGGCGAGCGTCTTCGGCGGAATTCTCATCGTCGCTCTCGCTGTCGGCCAGTACGCCTTCCATGTGGACGCTGACGGCGCATCGGATGCCAGCGCATCGCCCTCGCCCAGTGCAACAACACCAGCGGCCCCCATACTCATACCAACGCCCTAG
- a CDS encoding replication-associated recombination protein A, translating into MSSALFHGQTPLAVRMRPVSLDEVAGQRHLLRRGSPLVALADSDSKSPAATSVILWGPPGTGKTTLAQAIARSSGRRFVELSAVTAGVRDVREVMQDALTQRDMYGMSTILFLDEIHRFTKAQQDALLPGVENGWVVLIAATTENPSFSVISPLLSRSLLLTLQPLSDEDLGSLIDRAVEDPRGLAGAIALDDEARAALIRLASGDARRALTALEAAAAMAELPPSDETSSESDVADGDRDSAASSDSEARPMISAEHIAQAVDRALLRYDRQGDEHYDVISAFIKSIRGSDADAALHYLARMIEAGEDARFIARRLVISASEDIGLADPLALNIAVAAADAVQFIGMPEGRIPLAEATTYLATAAKSNASYLAIDKAIADVKAGGFGSVPLHLRDAHYAGAKRLGHGKGYKYPHDSDIGVVAQQYLPEELRGRRYYEPTAHGQERDISARLEKIRRILGST; encoded by the coding sequence ATGTCTTCTGCGCTCTTTCACGGGCAAACACCGCTTGCAGTGCGGATGAGACCGGTCTCTCTCGATGAGGTTGCTGGACAGCGCCACCTTCTCCGTAGAGGCTCCCCGCTGGTGGCGCTCGCTGACTCCGACTCCAAAAGTCCAGCTGCGACCTCAGTAATTCTCTGGGGCCCGCCGGGCACCGGAAAGACGACGTTGGCGCAGGCAATTGCCCGGTCATCAGGCAGACGTTTTGTCGAGCTATCGGCAGTGACCGCAGGCGTACGCGATGTTCGCGAAGTGATGCAAGACGCACTGACTCAGCGGGACATGTACGGAATGTCCACCATCCTGTTCCTCGATGAGATCCATCGATTCACGAAGGCTCAGCAGGATGCGCTTCTTCCTGGGGTCGAGAACGGTTGGGTCGTCCTCATTGCAGCCACGACGGAAAACCCGTCGTTCTCGGTGATTTCACCGCTGCTTTCACGCTCGCTTCTCCTCACCCTGCAACCGCTCTCTGACGAAGACCTCGGCAGTCTTATCGACCGCGCAGTCGAAGACCCACGTGGTCTCGCCGGGGCAATAGCTCTTGATGACGAGGCGCGTGCTGCACTGATTCGGCTCGCGTCGGGTGATGCCCGGCGCGCACTCACCGCCTTAGAAGCTGCTGCAGCCATGGCTGAGCTTCCGCCGTCAGACGAAACCAGTTCCGAATCGGACGTTGCAGATGGGGATCGCGATTCTGCTGCTTCGTCGGACTCGGAGGCGCGGCCGATGATCTCAGCCGAGCACATCGCCCAGGCCGTTGATCGCGCGCTCTTGCGCTACGACCGCCAAGGCGACGAACACTATGACGTCATCAGCGCGTTCATCAAGTCCATCAGAGGCTCCGATGCCGACGCGGCGCTGCATTACCTCGCTCGAATGATCGAGGCGGGTGAAGATGCTCGTTTCATCGCGCGACGCCTGGTTATTTCGGCATCGGAGGATATTGGGTTAGCTGACCCCCTTGCGCTGAACATCGCAGTCGCGGCGGCAGACGCCGTGCAGTTCATTGGAATGCCCGAGGGCCGAATTCCGCTCGCGGAGGCCACAACATACCTCGCCACAGCCGCGAAATCGAACGCTTCGTATCTCGCCATCGACAAGGCGATCGCAGACGTCAAGGCTGGCGGCTTTGGCTCTGTGCCACTCCACCTGCGAGATGCGCACTACGCCGGCGCGAAGCGCCTCGGACACGGCAAAGGCTACAAGTATCCCCATGACAGCGACATCGGCGTCGTGGCCCAGCAATATCTCCCTGAAGAGCTTCGTGGACGCCGCTACTACGAACCCACTGCTCACGGCCAAGAACGCGACATTAGCGCGCGACTCGAGAAGATCCGCCGCATCCTCGGCTCGACATGA